A region from the Aegilops tauschii subsp. strangulata cultivar AL8/78 chromosome 5, Aet v6.0, whole genome shotgun sequence genome encodes:
- the LOC141022634 gene encoding uncharacterized protein translates to MTKLGLEAKDLEPTRTIFHGIVPGLSCSPIGRIRLDVLFGDSNHFRRETIWYEVVDLSSAYHALLGRPALAKFMAVPHYAYLKQKLPGPKGLITVTGDYRKSIECARDGAKLAESLVVAEERRQLDRIVALAQKSSAAPIPVEEPADEASLKPSKETKKESSMWSNIHVYVDEIVVKTKQHLTLLDDLKKTFANLRE, encoded by the exons atgaccaagctcggcctcgAGGCCAAAGACCTGGAGCCAACCCGGACGATCTTCCACGGCATCGTTCCCGGCCTCTCCTGCTCCCCGATCGGCCGGATCCGGCTCGACGTCCTGTTCGGCGACAGCAACCACTTCCGACGCGAGACGATCTGGTACGAGGTAGTGGACCTATCCAGCGCGTACCACGCGCTGTTGGGCCGGCCCGCGCTCGCCAAATTCATGGCGGTTCctcactatgcctacctgaagcaGAAGCTGCCGGGTCCAAAGGGCCTCATCACCGTCACCGGCGACTACCGCAAGTCCATAGAGTGCGCCCGAGACGGCGCCAAGCTGGCCGAGTCGCTGGTCGTAGCCGAGGAGCGGCGCCAACTCGACCGGATCGTTGCCTTGGCCCAAAAATCGTCGGCCGCACCGATCCCGGTCGAGGAGCCGGCCGACGAGGCCTCGTTAaagccctccaaggagaccaagaaa GAATCCTCTATGTGGAGCAATATCCACGTCTATGTGGACGAAatcgtggtgaagaccaagcaacacctcacgctcctcgacgACCTGAAGAAAACCTTCGCCAACCTGCGCGAGTAG